From a region of the Coffea arabica cultivar ET-39 chromosome 3e, Coffea Arabica ET-39 HiFi, whole genome shotgun sequence genome:
- the LOC113738160 gene encoding uncharacterized protein isoform X5: protein MKAKELMQNVESEEVNIYPKQHVIAPEKKDEFGGLGGENHEGEGKSDLGLVEKVTALEKKNEFVDLVGEQQEHNWGPEVKSDLGQVKKINASDKKVESVDLVGEQQEQNHESEVKSYLEQVETISASEKKVQYVGLVAQQHEQNCEGEVKSELEQARIGSAKKGELEGLDDEHLNQNRERDEEVFYLRQVSSLIADDNKDELVGLLKEKLERNVSGISSLKLESLLTMVCQCRAKSCATALVAGEAGLKLDLHAKLSSGEYPLHVAAHNLSFELVNLFLQLGAQTNVVGSSGKLPLHMAVEAISRHDFLADWIPEKSIHKLIYLLCLPDLHKPLEVVKLLAQSSGEVQSVAKHCVEDGNLVQIATLLMGAREKLLEPVPGYETEGPILGLYIAKKLRSLTCEEFRLIAYGKREEIRPFRSKKDALLSAVSLLQVFESAGGAIQDYCHSNTRSSLNNKVAKDIHCLLWKFGFLGSREHINSKAHSIC, encoded by the exons ATGAAAGCAAAAGAG CTGATGCAGAATGTTGAAAGTGAAGAAGTTAATATTTATCCGAAACAACATGTGATTGCCCCTGAAAAGAAAGATGAATTTGGGGGTTTAGGTGGAGAGAATCATGAAGGTGAAGGGAAATCTGATCTGGGACTAGTAGAAAAAGTCACTgccttggaaaagaaaaatgaatttgtGGATTTAGTTGGAGAGCAGCAAGAACATAATTGGGGGCCTGAAGTGAAATCTGATCTGGGACaagtaaaaaaaatcaatgCCTCTGATAAAAAAGTGGAATCTGTGGATTTAGTTGGAGAGCAGCAGGAACAGAATCATGAAAGTGAAGTGAAATCTTATCTGGAACAAGTAGAAACCATCAGTGCCTCTGAGAAAAAAGTGCAATATGTGGGTTTAGTTGCACAGCAGCATGAACAGAACTGTGAAGGTGAAGTGAAATCTGAGTTGGAACAAGCAAGAATTGGCTCTGCAAAGAAAGGTGAACTTGAGGGTTTAGATGATGAGCACCTAAATCAGAATCGTGAAAGAGATGAAGAGGTTTTCTATCTGAGACAAGTAAGTAGCTTGATTGCTGATGACAACAAAGATGAACTTGTGGGTTTGCTCAAAGAGAAGCTAGAAAGGAATGTTTCTGGGATCTCTTCTCTTAAACTGGAGAGTTTGTTGACCATGGTTTGTCAATGCAGAGCAAAGAGTTGTGCTACTGCTCTTGTTGCAGGAGAGGCTGGACTAAAATTAGATCTCCATGCCAAACTGAGTAGTGGAGAATACCCATTGCATGTTGCTGCTCATAATCTGTCATTTGAACTAGTAAACTTGTTTCTCCAACTAGGAGCACAGACAAATGTAGTTGGTAGCAGCGGGAAGCTCCCATTGCACATGGCAGTTGAGGCAATAAG CCGTCATGACTTTCTTGCCGATTGGATCCCCGAAAAGTCCATCCATAAGTtaatttatttgctttgtttacCAGATCTG cACAAACCGCTGGAGGTCGTGAAGTTGCTTGCACAGAGTTCTGGAGAGGTTCAATCAGTAGCCAAGCACTGTGTTGAAGATGGGAATCTTGTTCAGATTGCTACATTGCTGATGGGGGCCAGGGAAAAGCTTCTGGAACCCGTTCCAGGCTATGAAACCGAAGGTCCCATCCTCGGGCTGTACATTGCAAAGAAGTTGAGATCATTAACTTGTGAGGAGTTCAGACTGATTGCATATGGTAAACGTGAAGAGATTAGGCCTTTCAGGAGCAAGAAAGATGCACTTCTGTCTGCAGTATCATTGCTTCAAGTTTTTGAGTCGGCTGGTGGTGCCATTCAGGACTACTGTCATAGCAATACTAGG AGTTCACTAAATAATAAAGTGGCAAAGGATATTCATTGCTTGTTgtggaaatttggatttcttgGGTCTCGGGAGCACATAAACAG CAAAGCTCATTCAATCTGTTAA
- the LOC113737890 gene encoding uncharacterized protein translates to MQMKFRSGLEDNSKRKENLVAEMKQELSGFMRAVLGKERAASDDERQRMDQAPLLPTLPLNQRLQLGTDNSRTARRETSKILVPNPPRIDLPMFSGENPREWIRKRNKYCRNYQIPEDQKVEVIEMYLEGKADNWFQGIKLEKPDLTWKMFEEWLYRKFDNRNGRDVVEEFNKLRQSGKVEDYQEKFEELKIMMMIRNPHLDEEYFVSSFISELKDEIKTMIKMLKPMNLLEAFELAALQEEALRLQTRTFKEGGKAVFEDRLGISKNSSPHQIHSSQYRVSSTSTFRNTPFRGKPVSMAGSETRKLSAEELQYRRNNGLCFKCGEKFGQGHQCKPGHLNLLVTEEEEENEFEDAVGEQDESTGNPGQVMEMSLHALSEAMKRKTITLVERWDGEEMLILVDTGSSDSYISSEKVIAFDIPYWLVEPFSVVVGNGACVTSKAICPKVTWGINQHQFCFDLKVMDLSGWDIILGVDWMTHYSPITFDFHQLTISLHNQGETIQLRGQAEDCDLDLIRGSDLRNFIEYKKKMCLALRMGHDKLSEESGMPAEVQEVLGNFHDVFQTPVELPPPKEIDHEIPLKQGAQAFKMKPYRYSHSQKGEIEKQVREMLQHGIIIHSNSPFASPVLLVKKKEGTWRFCVDYRRLNEMTIKDRYPIPNVDELINELAGSKYKSKLDLTSGYHQIRVKPKDTHKTAFQTHCGHYEFLVIPFGLTNAPATFQSLMNQIFEPYLRKFVLVSFDDSLVYSATLELHLEHL, encoded by the coding sequence ATGCAGATGAAATTTCGCTCAGGATTGGAAGATAACAGTAAAAGAAAGGAGAATCTGGTAGCTGAGATGAAGCAGGAACTTAGCGGCTTCATGAGAGCTGTATTAGGCAAGGAAAGAGCTGCCTCCGATGATGAAAGGCAAAGAATGGATCAAGCACCTCTACTACCAACTCTACCACTGAATCAGAGACTACAGCTTGGAACAGACAACAGTAGAACTGCGAGGAGAGAAACAAGTAAGATTCTGGTACCAAACCCTCCTAGAATTGATTTACCTATGTTCAGTGGCGAGAATCCGAGAGAATGGATTAGGAAACGCAATAAATACTGTCGAAATTACCAAATTCCTGAAGATCAAAAAGTAGAAGTGATAGAAATGTATTTGGAAGGAAAGGCAGATAACTGGTTCCAGGGGATTAAGCTGGAAAAACCAGATCTGACTTGGAAAATGTTTGAGGAATGGTTGTATAGAAAATTTGATAATAGAAATGGAAGAGATGTGGTAGAGGAATTCAATAAACTTAGGCAATCAGGCAAGGTGGAAGATTACCAGGAAAAGTTTGAAGAGCTAAAAATCATGATGATGATTAGAAATCCACATCTAGATGAGGAGTATTTTGTATCTAGTTTTATCAGTGAACTTAAGGATGAAATCAAAACTATGATCAAAATGTTGAAACCTATGAATCTATTAGAAGCATTTGAACTAGCTGCACTGCAGGAAGAGGCACTAAGACTTCAAACCAGGACCTTCAAGGAGGGGGGAAAAGCTGTCTTTGAGGATAGGTTGGGAATTTCCAAGAACTCGTCCCCACACCAGATCCACAGCTCTCAATATAGGGTGTCTTCCACCAGTACCTTTAGAAATACCCCATTCAGAGGCAAACCAGTGTCTATGGCAGGATCAGAAACTAGGAAACTCTCAGCAGAAGAATTACAATACAGAAGGAACAATGGCCTTTGTTTTAAGTGTGGAGAGAAGTTTGGACAGGGCCATCAGTGCAAGCCTGGCCACCTGAACCTTCTAGTtactgaggaagaagaggaaaatgAGTTTGAGGATGCAGTAGGGGAGCAAGATGAGTCCACAGGGAATCCAGGACAAGTCATGGAGATGTCTTTACATGCATTATCAGAGGCCATGAAAAGAAAGACAATAACACTAGTAGAAAGATGGGATGGGGAGGAGATGCTCATACTAGTTGACACAGGGAGCTCAGATAGTTACATTAGCAGTGAGAAGGTGATTGCATTTGATATCCCTTATTGGCTAGTGGAACCGTTTTCTGTGGTTGTGGGGAATGGAGCATGTGTGACTAGCAaagccatttgtcccaaggtcACATGGGGAATTAACCAGCACCAATTCTGTTTTGATCTCAAAGTAATGGATTTAAGTGGGTGGGACATAATCTTGGGAGTGGACTGGATGACTCACTATAGCCCCATTACTTTTGATTTCCATCAACTGACCATATCCCTGCATAATCAGGGTGAAACGATACAACTGAGGGGACAAGCTGAAGACTGTGATTTGGACCTTATTAGAGGAAGTGATCTGAGGAACTTCATTGAATATAAGAAGAAGATGTGTTTAGCTTTAAGGATGGGACATGATAAGCTGTCAGAAGAATCTGGAATGCCTGCTGAGGTTCAGGAGGTCCTTGGAAATTTTCATGATGTATTTCAGACCCCTGTTGAGTTGCCTCCTCCCAAAGAGATAGATCATGAGATTCCACTGAAGCAGGGAGCACAGGCCTTCAAAATGAAACCATATCGATATTCTCATTCTCAGAAAGGTGAGATTGAGAAACAAGTGAGAGAAATGCTGCAGCATGGGATAATTATACATAGTAACAGTCCTTTTGCTTCTCCAGTGCTGCTGgtcaaaaaaaaggaaggaaccTGGCGCTTCTGTGTAGATTACAGGCGCCTGAACGAAATGACAATTAAAGACAGGTATCCCATCCCAAATGTAGATGAGCTGATCAATGAACTGGCAGGCTCAAAGTACAAATCCAAACTGGACCTCACTTCTGGCTATCACCAGATCAGGGTCAAGCCTAAGGACACCCATAAAACTGCTTTTCAAACTCACTGTGGTCACTATGAGTTTCTAGTCATTCCATTTGGGCTGACCAATGCCCCAGCCACATTCCAGTCTCTTATGAATCAGATATTCGAGCCATACTTAAGGAAGTTTGTTCTGGTTTCTTTTGATGATAGTTTGGTTTACAGTGCTACACTTGAGCTGCATCTGGAACATCTGTAA
- the LOC113738160 gene encoding uncharacterized protein isoform X3: protein MQNVESEEVNIYPKQHVIAPEKKDEFGGLGGENHEGEGKSDLGLVEKVTALEKKNEFVDLVGEQQEHNWGPEVKSDLGQVKKINASDKKVESVDLVGEQQEQNHESEVKSYLEQVETISASEKKVQYVGLVAQQHEQNCEGEVKSELEQARIGSAKKGELEGLDDEHLNQNRERDEEVFYLRQVSSLIADDNKDELVGLLKEKLERNVSGISSLKLESLLTMVCQCRAKSCATALVAGEAGLKLDLHAKLSSGEYPLHVAAHNLSFELVNLFLQLGAQTNVVGSSGKLPLHMAVEAISRHDFLADWIPEKSIHKLIYLLCLPDLHKPLEVVKLLAQSSGEVQSVAKHCVEDGNLVQIATLLMGAREKLLEPVPGYETEGPILGLYIAKKLRSLTCEEFRLIAYGKREEIRPFRSKKDALLSAVSLLQVFESAGGAIQDYCHSNTRSSLNNKVAKDIHCLLWKFGFLGSREHINSCLSNLGKLEKAKLIQSVNLTRSLPELVRGSRKAGSQLTPRVYSPLNQSFHSCTWANTAKGVKLVSPVRTQADGIINQAMKPLMRKFTTAAQMSVMGLSMRRRIRY, encoded by the exons ATGCAGAATGTTGAAAGTGAAGAAGTTAATATTTATCCGAAACAACATGTGATTGCCCCTGAAAAGAAAGATGAATTTGGGGGTTTAGGTGGAGAGAATCATGAAGGTGAAGGGAAATCTGATCTGGGACTAGTAGAAAAAGTCACTgccttggaaaagaaaaatgaatttgtGGATTTAGTTGGAGAGCAGCAAGAACATAATTGGGGGCCTGAAGTGAAATCTGATCTGGGACaagtaaaaaaaatcaatgCCTCTGATAAAAAAGTGGAATCTGTGGATTTAGTTGGAGAGCAGCAGGAACAGAATCATGAAAGTGAAGTGAAATCTTATCTGGAACAAGTAGAAACCATCAGTGCCTCTGAGAAAAAAGTGCAATATGTGGGTTTAGTTGCACAGCAGCATGAACAGAACTGTGAAGGTGAAGTGAAATCTGAGTTGGAACAAGCAAGAATTGGCTCTGCAAAGAAAGGTGAACTTGAGGGTTTAGATGATGAGCACCTAAATCAGAATCGTGAAAGAGATGAAGAGGTTTTCTATCTGAGACAAGTAAGTAGCTTGATTGCTGATGACAACAAAGATGAACTTGTGGGTTTGCTCAAAGAGAAGCTAGAAAGGAATGTTTCTGGGATCTCTTCTCTTAAACTGGAGAGTTTGTTGACCATGGTTTGTCAATGCAGAGCAAAGAGTTGTGCTACTGCTCTTGTTGCAGGAGAGGCTGGACTAAAATTAGATCTCCATGCCAAACTGAGTAGTGGAGAATACCCATTGCATGTTGCTGCTCATAATCTGTCATTTGAACTAGTAAACTTGTTTCTCCAACTAGGAGCACAGACAAATGTAGTTGGTAGCAGCGGGAAGCTCCCATTGCACATGGCAGTTGAGGCAATAAG CCGTCATGACTTTCTTGCCGATTGGATCCCCGAAAAGTCCATCCATAAGTtaatttatttgctttgtttacCAGATCTG cACAAACCGCTGGAGGTCGTGAAGTTGCTTGCACAGAGTTCTGGAGAGGTTCAATCAGTAGCCAAGCACTGTGTTGAAGATGGGAATCTTGTTCAGATTGCTACATTGCTGATGGGGGCCAGGGAAAAGCTTCTGGAACCCGTTCCAGGCTATGAAACCGAAGGTCCCATCCTCGGGCTGTACATTGCAAAGAAGTTGAGATCATTAACTTGTGAGGAGTTCAGACTGATTGCATATGGTAAACGTGAAGAGATTAGGCCTTTCAGGAGCAAGAAAGATGCACTTCTGTCTGCAGTATCATTGCTTCAAGTTTTTGAGTCGGCTGGTGGTGCCATTCAGGACTACTGTCATAGCAATACTAGG AGTTCACTAAATAATAAAGTGGCAAAGGATATTCATTGCTTGTTgtggaaatttggatttcttgGGTCTCGGGAGCACATAAACAG TTGTCTTTCAAATTTGGGAAAGTTGGAGAAAG CAAAGCTCATTCAATCTGTTAATCTGACGAGGAGCTTACCTGAG CTTGTACGGGGAAGTAGGAAGGCTGGATCTCAGCTTACTCCACGGGTTTATAGCCCCCTGAACCAGTCATTCCATTCTTGTACTTGGGCAAATACTGCCAAAGGTGTCAAGCTTGTTTCACCAGTCAGAACTCAAGCGGATGGAATCATCAATCAGGCAATGAAACCACTGATGCGGAAGTTTACAACAGCAGCACAAATGTCTGTTATGGGTTTGAGCATGAGGAGGAGGATTCGATACTGA
- the LOC113738160 gene encoding uncharacterized protein isoform X2, with the protein MKAKENVESEEVNIYPKQHVIAPEKKDEFGGLGGENHEGEGKSDLGLVEKVTALEKKNEFVDLVGEQQEHNWGPEVKSDLGQVKKINASDKKVESVDLVGEQQEQNHESEVKSYLEQVETISASEKKVQYVGLVAQQHEQNCEGEVKSELEQARIGSAKKGELEGLDDEHLNQNRERDEEVFYLRQVSSLIADDNKDELVGLLKEKLERNVSGISSLKLESLLTMVCQCRAKSCATALVAGEAGLKLDLHAKLSSGEYPLHVAAHNLSFELVNLFLQLGAQTNVVGSSGKLPLHMAVEAISRHDFLADWIPEKSIHKLIYLLCLPDLHKPLEVVKLLAQSSGEVQSVAKHCVEDGNLVQIATLLMGAREKLLEPVPGYETEGPILGLYIAKKLRSLTCEEFRLIAYGKREEIRPFRSKKDALLSAVSLLQVFESAGGAIQDYCHSNTRSSLNNKVAKDIHCLLWKFGFLGSREHINSCLSNLGKLEKAKLIQSVNLTRSLPELVRGSRKAGSQLTPRVYSPLNQSFHSCTWANTAKGVKLVSPVRTQADGIINQAMKPLMRKFTTAAQMSVMGLSMRRRIRY; encoded by the exons ATGAAAGCAAAAGAG AATGTTGAAAGTGAAGAAGTTAATATTTATCCGAAACAACATGTGATTGCCCCTGAAAAGAAAGATGAATTTGGGGGTTTAGGTGGAGAGAATCATGAAGGTGAAGGGAAATCTGATCTGGGACTAGTAGAAAAAGTCACTgccttggaaaagaaaaatgaatttgtGGATTTAGTTGGAGAGCAGCAAGAACATAATTGGGGGCCTGAAGTGAAATCTGATCTGGGACaagtaaaaaaaatcaatgCCTCTGATAAAAAAGTGGAATCTGTGGATTTAGTTGGAGAGCAGCAGGAACAGAATCATGAAAGTGAAGTGAAATCTTATCTGGAACAAGTAGAAACCATCAGTGCCTCTGAGAAAAAAGTGCAATATGTGGGTTTAGTTGCACAGCAGCATGAACAGAACTGTGAAGGTGAAGTGAAATCTGAGTTGGAACAAGCAAGAATTGGCTCTGCAAAGAAAGGTGAACTTGAGGGTTTAGATGATGAGCACCTAAATCAGAATCGTGAAAGAGATGAAGAGGTTTTCTATCTGAGACAAGTAAGTAGCTTGATTGCTGATGACAACAAAGATGAACTTGTGGGTTTGCTCAAAGAGAAGCTAGAAAGGAATGTTTCTGGGATCTCTTCTCTTAAACTGGAGAGTTTGTTGACCATGGTTTGTCAATGCAGAGCAAAGAGTTGTGCTACTGCTCTTGTTGCAGGAGAGGCTGGACTAAAATTAGATCTCCATGCCAAACTGAGTAGTGGAGAATACCCATTGCATGTTGCTGCTCATAATCTGTCATTTGAACTAGTAAACTTGTTTCTCCAACTAGGAGCACAGACAAATGTAGTTGGTAGCAGCGGGAAGCTCCCATTGCACATGGCAGTTGAGGCAATAAG CCGTCATGACTTTCTTGCCGATTGGATCCCCGAAAAGTCCATCCATAAGTtaatttatttgctttgtttacCAGATCTG cACAAACCGCTGGAGGTCGTGAAGTTGCTTGCACAGAGTTCTGGAGAGGTTCAATCAGTAGCCAAGCACTGTGTTGAAGATGGGAATCTTGTTCAGATTGCTACATTGCTGATGGGGGCCAGGGAAAAGCTTCTGGAACCCGTTCCAGGCTATGAAACCGAAGGTCCCATCCTCGGGCTGTACATTGCAAAGAAGTTGAGATCATTAACTTGTGAGGAGTTCAGACTGATTGCATATGGTAAACGTGAAGAGATTAGGCCTTTCAGGAGCAAGAAAGATGCACTTCTGTCTGCAGTATCATTGCTTCAAGTTTTTGAGTCGGCTGGTGGTGCCATTCAGGACTACTGTCATAGCAATACTAGG AGTTCACTAAATAATAAAGTGGCAAAGGATATTCATTGCTTGTTgtggaaatttggatttcttgGGTCTCGGGAGCACATAAACAG TTGTCTTTCAAATTTGGGAAAGTTGGAGAAAG CAAAGCTCATTCAATCTGTTAATCTGACGAGGAGCTTACCTGAG CTTGTACGGGGAAGTAGGAAGGCTGGATCTCAGCTTACTCCACGGGTTTATAGCCCCCTGAACCAGTCATTCCATTCTTGTACTTGGGCAAATACTGCCAAAGGTGTCAAGCTTGTTTCACCAGTCAGAACTCAAGCGGATGGAATCATCAATCAGGCAATGAAACCACTGATGCGGAAGTTTACAACAGCAGCACAAATGTCTGTTATGGGTTTGAGCATGAGGAGGAGGATTCGATACTGA
- the LOC113738160 gene encoding uncharacterized protein isoform X1, translating into MKAKELMQNVESEEVNIYPKQHVIAPEKKDEFGGLGGENHEGEGKSDLGLVEKVTALEKKNEFVDLVGEQQEHNWGPEVKSDLGQVKKINASDKKVESVDLVGEQQEQNHESEVKSYLEQVETISASEKKVQYVGLVAQQHEQNCEGEVKSELEQARIGSAKKGELEGLDDEHLNQNRERDEEVFYLRQVSSLIADDNKDELVGLLKEKLERNVSGISSLKLESLLTMVCQCRAKSCATALVAGEAGLKLDLHAKLSSGEYPLHVAAHNLSFELVNLFLQLGAQTNVVGSSGKLPLHMAVEAISRHDFLADWIPEKSIHKLIYLLCLPDLHKPLEVVKLLAQSSGEVQSVAKHCVEDGNLVQIATLLMGAREKLLEPVPGYETEGPILGLYIAKKLRSLTCEEFRLIAYGKREEIRPFRSKKDALLSAVSLLQVFESAGGAIQDYCHSNTRSSLNNKVAKDIHCLLWKFGFLGSREHINSCLSNLGKLEKAKLIQSVNLTRSLPELVRGSRKAGSQLTPRVYSPLNQSFHSCTWANTAKGVKLVSPVRTQADGIINQAMKPLMRKFTTAAQMSVMGLSMRRRIRY; encoded by the exons ATGAAAGCAAAAGAG CTGATGCAGAATGTTGAAAGTGAAGAAGTTAATATTTATCCGAAACAACATGTGATTGCCCCTGAAAAGAAAGATGAATTTGGGGGTTTAGGTGGAGAGAATCATGAAGGTGAAGGGAAATCTGATCTGGGACTAGTAGAAAAAGTCACTgccttggaaaagaaaaatgaatttgtGGATTTAGTTGGAGAGCAGCAAGAACATAATTGGGGGCCTGAAGTGAAATCTGATCTGGGACaagtaaaaaaaatcaatgCCTCTGATAAAAAAGTGGAATCTGTGGATTTAGTTGGAGAGCAGCAGGAACAGAATCATGAAAGTGAAGTGAAATCTTATCTGGAACAAGTAGAAACCATCAGTGCCTCTGAGAAAAAAGTGCAATATGTGGGTTTAGTTGCACAGCAGCATGAACAGAACTGTGAAGGTGAAGTGAAATCTGAGTTGGAACAAGCAAGAATTGGCTCTGCAAAGAAAGGTGAACTTGAGGGTTTAGATGATGAGCACCTAAATCAGAATCGTGAAAGAGATGAAGAGGTTTTCTATCTGAGACAAGTAAGTAGCTTGATTGCTGATGACAACAAAGATGAACTTGTGGGTTTGCTCAAAGAGAAGCTAGAAAGGAATGTTTCTGGGATCTCTTCTCTTAAACTGGAGAGTTTGTTGACCATGGTTTGTCAATGCAGAGCAAAGAGTTGTGCTACTGCTCTTGTTGCAGGAGAGGCTGGACTAAAATTAGATCTCCATGCCAAACTGAGTAGTGGAGAATACCCATTGCATGTTGCTGCTCATAATCTGTCATTTGAACTAGTAAACTTGTTTCTCCAACTAGGAGCACAGACAAATGTAGTTGGTAGCAGCGGGAAGCTCCCATTGCACATGGCAGTTGAGGCAATAAG CCGTCATGACTTTCTTGCCGATTGGATCCCCGAAAAGTCCATCCATAAGTtaatttatttgctttgtttacCAGATCTG cACAAACCGCTGGAGGTCGTGAAGTTGCTTGCACAGAGTTCTGGAGAGGTTCAATCAGTAGCCAAGCACTGTGTTGAAGATGGGAATCTTGTTCAGATTGCTACATTGCTGATGGGGGCCAGGGAAAAGCTTCTGGAACCCGTTCCAGGCTATGAAACCGAAGGTCCCATCCTCGGGCTGTACATTGCAAAGAAGTTGAGATCATTAACTTGTGAGGAGTTCAGACTGATTGCATATGGTAAACGTGAAGAGATTAGGCCTTTCAGGAGCAAGAAAGATGCACTTCTGTCTGCAGTATCATTGCTTCAAGTTTTTGAGTCGGCTGGTGGTGCCATTCAGGACTACTGTCATAGCAATACTAGG AGTTCACTAAATAATAAAGTGGCAAAGGATATTCATTGCTTGTTgtggaaatttggatttcttgGGTCTCGGGAGCACATAAACAG TTGTCTTTCAAATTTGGGAAAGTTGGAGAAAG CAAAGCTCATTCAATCTGTTAATCTGACGAGGAGCTTACCTGAG CTTGTACGGGGAAGTAGGAAGGCTGGATCTCAGCTTACTCCACGGGTTTATAGCCCCCTGAACCAGTCATTCCATTCTTGTACTTGGGCAAATACTGCCAAAGGTGTCAAGCTTGTTTCACCAGTCAGAACTCAAGCGGATGGAATCATCAATCAGGCAATGAAACCACTGATGCGGAAGTTTACAACAGCAGCACAAATGTCTGTTATGGGTTTGAGCATGAGGAGGAGGATTCGATACTGA
- the LOC113738160 gene encoding uncharacterized protein isoform X4, protein MKAKELMQNVESEEVNIYPKQHVIAPEKKDEFGGLGGENHEGEGKSDLGLVEKVTALEKKNEFVDLVGEQQEHNWGPEVKSDLGQVKKINASDKKVESVDLVGEQQEQNHESEVKSYLEQVETISASEKKVQYVGLVAQQHEQNCEGEVKSELEQARIGSAKKGELEGLDDEHLNQNRERDEEVFYLRQVSSLIADDNKDELVGLLKEKLERNVSGISSLKLESLLTMVCQCRAKSCATALVAGEAGLKLDLHAKLSSGEYPLHVAAHNLSFELVNLFLQLGAQTNVVGSSGKLPLHMAVEAISRHDFLADWIPEKSIHKLIYLLCLPDLHKPLEVVKLLAQSSGEVQSVAKHCVEDGNLVQIATLLMGAREKLLEPVPGYETEGPILGLYIAKKLRSLTCEEFRLIAYGKREEIRPFRSKKDALLSAVSLLQVFESAGGAIQDYCHSNTRSSLNNKVAKDIHCLLWKFGFLGSREHINSYCFSFAFHLSPLINFYALECDDTLLLGEQVVFQIWESWRKQSSFNLLI, encoded by the exons ATGAAAGCAAAAGAG CTGATGCAGAATGTTGAAAGTGAAGAAGTTAATATTTATCCGAAACAACATGTGATTGCCCCTGAAAAGAAAGATGAATTTGGGGGTTTAGGTGGAGAGAATCATGAAGGTGAAGGGAAATCTGATCTGGGACTAGTAGAAAAAGTCACTgccttggaaaagaaaaatgaatttgtGGATTTAGTTGGAGAGCAGCAAGAACATAATTGGGGGCCTGAAGTGAAATCTGATCTGGGACaagtaaaaaaaatcaatgCCTCTGATAAAAAAGTGGAATCTGTGGATTTAGTTGGAGAGCAGCAGGAACAGAATCATGAAAGTGAAGTGAAATCTTATCTGGAACAAGTAGAAACCATCAGTGCCTCTGAGAAAAAAGTGCAATATGTGGGTTTAGTTGCACAGCAGCATGAACAGAACTGTGAAGGTGAAGTGAAATCTGAGTTGGAACAAGCAAGAATTGGCTCTGCAAAGAAAGGTGAACTTGAGGGTTTAGATGATGAGCACCTAAATCAGAATCGTGAAAGAGATGAAGAGGTTTTCTATCTGAGACAAGTAAGTAGCTTGATTGCTGATGACAACAAAGATGAACTTGTGGGTTTGCTCAAAGAGAAGCTAGAAAGGAATGTTTCTGGGATCTCTTCTCTTAAACTGGAGAGTTTGTTGACCATGGTTTGTCAATGCAGAGCAAAGAGTTGTGCTACTGCTCTTGTTGCAGGAGAGGCTGGACTAAAATTAGATCTCCATGCCAAACTGAGTAGTGGAGAATACCCATTGCATGTTGCTGCTCATAATCTGTCATTTGAACTAGTAAACTTGTTTCTCCAACTAGGAGCACAGACAAATGTAGTTGGTAGCAGCGGGAAGCTCCCATTGCACATGGCAGTTGAGGCAATAAG CCGTCATGACTTTCTTGCCGATTGGATCCCCGAAAAGTCCATCCATAAGTtaatttatttgctttgtttacCAGATCTG cACAAACCGCTGGAGGTCGTGAAGTTGCTTGCACAGAGTTCTGGAGAGGTTCAATCAGTAGCCAAGCACTGTGTTGAAGATGGGAATCTTGTTCAGATTGCTACATTGCTGATGGGGGCCAGGGAAAAGCTTCTGGAACCCGTTCCAGGCTATGAAACCGAAGGTCCCATCCTCGGGCTGTACATTGCAAAGAAGTTGAGATCATTAACTTGTGAGGAGTTCAGACTGATTGCATATGGTAAACGTGAAGAGATTAGGCCTTTCAGGAGCAAGAAAGATGCACTTCTGTCTGCAGTATCATTGCTTCAAGTTTTTGAGTCGGCTGGTGGTGCCATTCAGGACTACTGTCATAGCAATACTAGG AGTTCACTAAATAATAAAGTGGCAAAGGATATTCATTGCTTGTTgtggaaatttggatttcttgGGTCTCGGGAGCACATAAACAG TTATTGCTTCTCTTttgcttttcatctttcccCTTTGATAAATTTTTATGCTTTGGAATGTGATGATACCCTGCTGTTGGGTGAGCAAGTTGTCTTTCAAATTTGGGAAAGTTGGAGAAAG CAAAGCTCATTCAATCTGTTAATCTGA